The genomic DNA GCTCGATTTCATCTTATAGATGTGTCCGACCCGGCAAAGTCATTTAACGTGGGCGAGTTTCAGCAGCTTGCGCATGATGCGATAGACGATATAGTCCGTAGGAACCCACCGGCATTGGTGGTGGGAGGCAGCGGGCTATACGTGCGGGCTGCTATAGACGGGCTGGACACGTCGATTCCCGCCGACAATCAAGAATTTCGGCAAAAGATGGTTGAACAGGCGCGTCTATATGGTAATGAATACGTGCACGGCCTGCTCGCGAAGGTCGATCAGGCGTCGGCACAGCGAATTCATCCTAACAACCTGAAAAGAGTAATACGAGCGCTGGAGATTTATGAGCAGACAGGCTCCAGACCCTCGGATATCTTTGATGCAGATTCCAGGCGTCAGTCTCGTTATTCTGACGTTCGTTTTTTCGGTCTCATGATGGACCGCAAGAAGCTTTACGCGCGAATAGAGCAGCGCGTGGATATAATGATAGAAACCGGCCTTGTCGAGGAAGTCTCGCGGCTCATGGAAATGGGAGTCGACCCAAACACGACCGCGATGCAGGGCCTGGGCTATAAGGAAATAGCCGGCTATCTGGGAGGAAAACGGGGCTTTGACGAGACCGTCGAACTCCTCAAAAAGAACACCAGACGGTTTGCCAAGAGGCAATACACTTGGTTCCGTGCCGACCCGCGAGTTCAATGGATTGATGTGGGTGGACGAACCGCCGCAGAGGTGTCACTAATAATAAAGGAGTCCTTAGACAAATGAACAAGGCGCAGATGAACCTGCAGGACACGTTCCTGAACCAGGTTAGAAAAGAAAACATTCCCGTCACTATCTACCTCACAAGCGGTGTGCAACTTAAGGGGCTGGTTCGCGGGTTCGACTCGTTTACACTGGTCCTCGAAACGCCGGGCAAACCGTCGCAGCTTGTATATAAGCACGCAATGGCGTCAGTGGTCCCGCTCAAGTTCGTACAGCTTGCACCTCGTGATGAGCGCGGTACTGCTGCCGAAGAAGAAACCTCCTAGATATTCTGAATTTCGACTTGTGAAATCTAAAAAAGGCTTTTAATGCCTCCAGGTACCTTACCTGGAGGCCATAGTATGATTCAGGATACCTGGAGAGATAAGTATTAAAAAAACTAACAATCAGGAACGAGAACTGTGAGATTTACAAAGATGCATGGCGCCGGTAATGATTTTGTTGTGATTGACGGCGCAAAAGAAATAATACCGGAAGAGCAACTCCCATCTATTGCAAAACACGCCTGTGACCGCAATTTTGGCGTCGGAGGAGACGGGATTATTCTCGTCCTGCCCTCGCGCACCGCTAACTTCCACATGCGCATGTTTAACCCGGACGGCAGTGAAGCCGAGATGTGCGGTAATGGAATCCGATGCTTCGCAAAATATTTATTTGACCGAAAGTTTCACACTGACGTCGTCATGACTGTAGAGACTCTAGGCGGAGTCAAGACCTTGAAGCTCAATGCGGCCGGTGGCAAAGTGCAGACAGTGCGCGTGGACATGGGCGAGCCGGGGCTGCTGCGGTCTGAAATCCCAATGAAGGGCACGGCAGCCGACAGGGTAATCGCCGAACCGCTTAAGATCGCCGGAAAGAAAATCGAGATCACATGCGTGTCGATGGGAAATCCGCACTGCATAACGTTCGTAGACCATGTAGACGAGGTCCCGGTAGAGAAGATCGGTCCGGAGGTGGAAAACCACTCGTCGTTTCCGCAGCGGACAAATGTTGAGTTCATAGAAGTCTTGAACCAGCAGGAGATCAAGATGCGCGTATGGGAGCGCGGAGCAGGCGAGACTCTAGCATGCGGAACCGGCGCATGCGCGTCGGCTGTCGCATCCATGCTAAATGACAAAGTGCAGAAAAAGGTAACCGTCCACCTCAGGGGCGGAGACCTGTTCATAGAATGGCTCGGCGACAACAAAGTTTATATGACCGGCCCCGCGGAAGAAGTCTTTGAGGGGAAGGTAATACCGGCTGAGTTCAAGAAGTGGATTACTGAGGGATAGCCGAAAGCAATTTAGAAATTAAAAGCGCCGTTCGGCAGACTGCCGGGCGGCGTTTTGCATAAAACGTAATTCTGTTATCCCTCCAGGAAAGATTCCTGGAGGGATAAAGCTGAATCCGTTCAGAGTAGGTTCGGGCACGATATCTGGATCGCGACCGGAAAAGAAACCAGCGATTTCAAATCGCGAACTTTTCACAGCATAGGAGAAAGCATGGAAAGAGCAAAGAGACTTGACCTTATACCGCCATATCTGTTCGGTGAGATATCTCGATTAAAGGCAAAGGCAGTCGCCGAAGGTAAAGACCTTGTCGATCTTGGAATCGGCGACCCCGATCAGCCCACCCCGCAGGCTGTGATCGACAGGCTCTGCAAGGCCGCGAACGACCCGGAAACACATCGCTATGATGAGACCGAGGCCGGCTGGCCGCTTTTTCTCGAAGCTGCTTCCA from Armatimonadota bacterium includes the following:
- the dapF gene encoding diaminopimelate epimerase, coding for MRFTKMHGAGNDFVVIDGAKEIIPEEQLPSIAKHACDRNFGVGGDGIILVLPSRTANFHMRMFNPDGSEAEMCGNGIRCFAKYLFDRKFHTDVVMTVETLGGVKTLKLNAAGGKVQTVRVDMGEPGLLRSEIPMKGTAADRVIAEPLKIAGKKIEITCVSMGNPHCITFVDHVDEVPVEKIGPEVENHSSFPQRTNVEFIEVLNQQEIKMRVWERGAGETLACGTGACASAVASMLNDKVQKKVTVHLRGGDLFIEWLGDNKVYMTGPAEEVFEGKVIPAEFKKWITEG
- the hfq gene encoding RNA chaperone Hfq; this translates as MNKAQMNLQDTFLNQVRKENIPVTIYLTSGVQLKGLVRGFDSFTLVLETPGKPSQLVYKHAMASVVPLKFVQLAPRDERGTAAEEETS
- the miaA gene encoding tRNA (adenosine(37)-N6)-dimethylallyltransferase MiaA gives rise to the protein MIAIVGPTAVGKTAVAIELVTLIGGEIVSADSMAVYKGMDIGTAKPTAEEQSRARFHLIDVSDPAKSFNVGEFQQLAHDAIDDIVRRNPPALVVGGSGLYVRAAIDGLDTSIPADNQEFRQKMVEQARLYGNEYVHGLLAKVDQASAQRIHPNNLKRVIRALEIYEQTGSRPSDIFDADSRRQSRYSDVRFFGLMMDRKKLYARIEQRVDIMIETGLVEEVSRLMEMGVDPNTTAMQGLGYKEIAGYLGGKRGFDETVELLKKNTRRFAKRQYTWFRADPRVQWIDVGGRTAAEVSLIIKESLDK